The proteins below come from a single Pseudomonas chlororaphis genomic window:
- a CDS encoding type VI secretion protein, translated as MSWNNRVVWSEGMFIGTQHFQQHDRYLENLIDARSRPLSAGAWGFSELLIDQGLLAQGKLAIISARGLLPDGTPFNIPHDDLAPTPLNIDDNLRDGLVYLALPLKRAGARDTVDEGEALGAARYISQVSEVRDDNAPFENRAPVALGARALRLLTAEDGIGDYAAIGVVRIKEKRADRALVLDDTYIPPLLDVIASKPLAAFRSELLGLLHQRGEALAGRVVASGAGGASEIADFMLLQLVNRAQPLIQHLSQLSPLHPERFYSELVALAGEFSTFTASGRRPQEYPQYQHDDLALSFAPVMQALREALSMLIDSKATPIPIVEKAYGIHVAMLADKTLLDSASFILVVRADVPAETLRGRFGQQSKVGSVEHIRDLVNLQLPGIGLLPLPVAPRQLPYHAGSTYYELDRGSDHWQQLSNSGGFAFHIAGQFPGLNLAFWAIRG; from the coding sequence ATGTCCTGGAACAATCGCGTGGTCTGGTCGGAAGGCATGTTCATTGGAACGCAGCACTTCCAACAGCACGACCGTTACCTGGAAAACCTTATCGACGCGCGCAGCCGACCGTTGTCGGCCGGCGCCTGGGGGTTTTCCGAATTGCTGATCGACCAGGGCCTGCTGGCCCAGGGCAAGCTGGCGATCATCTCGGCACGGGGCCTGTTGCCGGACGGCACGCCTTTCAACATCCCCCACGATGACCTGGCGCCGACCCCGCTGAACATCGACGACAACCTGCGCGATGGCCTGGTGTACCTGGCCTTGCCGCTCAAGCGTGCCGGTGCCCGCGACACCGTCGATGAAGGCGAGGCCCTGGGCGCCGCGCGCTACATCAGCCAGGTCAGTGAAGTGCGCGACGACAACGCACCCTTCGAAAACCGTGCCCCGGTGGCCTTGGGTGCCCGCGCGCTGCGCTTGCTGACCGCCGAGGATGGCATCGGCGACTACGCGGCCATCGGCGTGGTGCGCATCAAGGAAAAACGCGCCGACCGGGCGCTGGTGCTCGACGACACGTACATCCCGCCGCTGTTGGATGTCATCGCTTCCAAGCCCCTGGCGGCGTTTCGCAGTGAGTTGCTGGGCTTGCTGCACCAGCGTGGCGAAGCCCTGGCCGGGCGAGTGGTGGCGTCCGGCGCCGGTGGCGCCTCGGAGATCGCCGACTTCATGCTGTTGCAACTGGTCAACCGTGCCCAGCCGCTGATCCAGCACCTGAGCCAGTTGAGCCCGTTGCACCCCGAGCGGTTCTACAGCGAACTGGTGGCCCTGGCCGGGGAGTTCTCGACCTTCACCGCTTCCGGGCGCCGACCGCAGGAATACCCGCAGTACCAGCACGATGACCTGGCGTTGAGTTTCGCCCCGGTGATGCAAGCGCTGCGCGAAGCCTTGTCGATGCTGATCGACAGCAAGGCGACGCCGATTCCGATTGTCGAGAAAGCCTACGGCATCCACGTGGCGATGCTGGCCGACAAGACCCTGCTCGACAGCGCCAGCTTCATCCTGGTGGTGCGCGCCGATGTCCCCGCCGAAACCCTGCGCGGCCGTTTCGGCCAGCAGAGCAAGGTCGGTTCGGTGGAACACATCCGCGACCTGGTCAACCTGCAACTGCCGGGCATCGGCCTGCTGCCGTTGCCGGTGGCGCCACGGCAATTGCCGTATCACGCCGGTTCCACCTACTACGAGCTCGACCGCGGCAGCGACCACTGGCAGCAACTGAGCAACTCCGGCGGCTTTGCGTTCCACATCGCCGGTCAGTTCCCGGGCTTGAACCTGGCTTTCTGGGCGATCCGAGGATAA
- a CDS encoding type VI secretion protein, with protein sequence MIPRFLLAVATALLLTACAKDGAKSQPEEAEADTAAVELHLHAIAGLNPGATGQPAPVRVRIFELKNAATFGRADYFALAERAQATLGADLIDQDEVLIQPDQQLSLQRDLDPATRHIGILVGYRELDQSLWRTVLNVPPRQYTEYQISLDVRAVRSSVVVPPSSPAQ encoded by the coding sequence ATGATTCCCAGGTTTTTACTCGCAGTCGCCACCGCGCTTCTGTTGACGGCGTGCGCCAAGGATGGGGCCAAGTCCCAGCCCGAAGAGGCTGAAGCCGACACCGCCGCCGTCGAGCTGCACTTGCATGCCATTGCCGGCCTCAACCCCGGCGCCACCGGCCAGCCGGCCCCGGTGCGGGTGCGCATTTTCGAACTGAAAAATGCCGCCACCTTCGGCCGCGCCGATTATTTCGCCCTGGCCGAACGGGCCCAGGCGACGCTGGGCGCCGACCTGATCGACCAGGACGAGGTGCTGATCCAGCCCGATCAGCAACTGAGCCTGCAACGTGACCTCGACCCGGCCACGCGCCACATCGGCATCCTGGTGGGCTATCGCGAACTGGATCAGTCGCTCTGGCGCACGGTCTTGAATGTCCCGCCGCGCCAATACACCGAATACCAGATCAGCCTCGACGTGCGCGCCGTGCGCAGCAGCGTCGTCGTCCCCCCATCCAGCCCTGCCCAATAA
- a CDS encoding type VI secretion protein, with protein sequence MPLCLTITSYHKITPGQCSEKSMDQGVMAIGRNSDNDWVLPDPERLVSGKHCVIQYKDGRYYLTDNSTNGVELVKAGVRLRKGNSEPLQDGEVIRIGDYEIQARVDFNLPVTDSNPFAESPSSFEALMGRQGAAAPAPMPVSMPMTSPAHFQGGSAMDTLPDLFDFLAPSSIAPATQPDHVPAQQHDFRPPTPIPRPAPPPVVEPVAVNPGSVIPEDWDLFSDKPAPVAVPPVAVAPPVAPPIIEPIPIPVTPVTPVPVPPVAVPVEPVPLPEAPVTRVDAPVPRAEAPAAPVDSLQPDLLQAFLRGAGLDQLRLDKAQAEAQMESIGRSYRLMVEGLIDVLRARSSLKGEFRIQQTMIQPVENNPLKFAPNVDEAMLLLLRHGNQAFMAPDAAVRDSFDDLRAHQLAVMAGVEAAIKHLLARFEPAQLEERMGKPGGLSGIFSGSRQAQYWQQFTELYSNISREAQEDFQDLFGREFSRAYEEHSTRQRRH encoded by the coding sequence ATGCCGCTGTGTTTGACTATCACTAGTTATCACAAGATTACCCCGGGTCAGTGTTCTGAAAAGTCCATGGACCAGGGGGTGATGGCAATTGGCCGTAATTCCGATAATGATTGGGTATTGCCGGACCCGGAGCGCCTGGTATCCGGCAAACATTGCGTTATTCAATACAAGGACGGGCGCTATTATTTGACTGATAACAGCACTAATGGTGTGGAATTGGTCAAGGCCGGCGTTCGCTTGCGCAAAGGCAACAGCGAGCCATTGCAGGATGGCGAAGTGATCCGCATCGGCGATTATGAAATCCAGGCGCGCGTCGACTTCAACCTGCCGGTCACCGACAGCAACCCGTTTGCCGAATCACCCAGCAGCTTCGAAGCCTTGATGGGGCGCCAGGGCGCCGCGGCGCCTGCCCCCATGCCGGTGTCGATGCCGATGACGTCGCCTGCGCATTTCCAGGGCGGGTCGGCCATGGACACCTTGCCGGACCTGTTCGATTTCCTGGCGCCCTCCAGTATTGCGCCGGCCACCCAGCCCGATCATGTGCCCGCCCAACAGCACGATTTCCGTCCCCCGACGCCGATCCCACGGCCTGCGCCGCCGCCCGTGGTCGAGCCGGTAGCGGTCAATCCTGGCTCGGTGATCCCGGAAGACTGGGACCTGTTCAGCGACAAGCCGGCACCCGTAGCGGTGCCCCCTGTCGCCGTTGCGCCGCCTGTGGCGCCGCCGATCATCGAGCCGATACCGATCCCCGTGACCCCCGTGACCCCCGTGCCGGTTCCGCCGGTGGCCGTACCCGTCGAGCCCGTGCCGCTGCCTGAGGCGCCGGTCACTCGCGTTGACGCACCGGTGCCCCGCGCTGAAGCGCCGGCGGCCCCGGTCGATAGCCTCCAGCCCGACCTGCTGCAAGCGTTCCTGCGTGGCGCCGGGCTGGACCAGTTGCGCCTGGACAAGGCCCAGGCCGAGGCACAGATGGAAAGCATCGGTCGCAGCTACCGGTTGATGGTCGAAGGGTTGATCGATGTCTTGCGCGCTCGCAGCAGCCTCAAGGGTGAATTCCGTATCCAGCAGACGATGATCCAGCCGGTGGAAAACAACCCGCTGAAGTTCGCCCCCAACGTCGATGAAGCGATGCTGCTGCTGTTGCGCCATGGCAACCAGGCGTTCATGGCGCCGGACGCAGCGGTGCGGGACAGTTTCGATGACCTGCGTGCACATCAACTGGCGGTGATGGCCGGGGTAGAAGCCGCCATCAAGCATCTGCTGGCGCGTTTCGAGCCGGCGCAACTGGAAGAACGCATGGGCAAGCCCGGCGGGCTTTCGGGTATTTTCAGCGGCTCGCGGCAAGCCCAGTACTGGCAGCAGTTCACCGAGCTCTACAGCAATATTTCCCGGGAGGCCCAGGAGGATTTCCAGGACTTGTTCGGCCGTGAATTCAGCCGCGCCTACGAAGAACACAGCACACGACAGCGACGCCATTGA